A genomic stretch from Larimichthys crocea isolate SSNF chromosome XXII, L_crocea_2.0, whole genome shotgun sequence includes:
- the cfap58 gene encoding cilia- and flagella-associated protein 58, translated as MEETAPAVVEDISESLEEFQMVLNELVEDESMDKVRVEYEKLIHALKTSRGNEKKLMSKCRELNAEIVTTSTKVAAALKLTQEDEATIASLKRELDKAWKMVDAAHVKEKKDKETIRNLKEEVFNLNKTAEQTGLSMGKDQGDGLKMTEELTKERDQLLTDVEDLRQKLNGVTAVQQKVEAQRDAALENISQLQQELQVQQNEISREMRLKDKLDKEVKQLHVDMEAKTGDIKALSLQGQKAKEEQQRLEQQVRELKVLNERTTKELEHMQVKSIKLQQECEQLSSVKERLSMENQQIANELKMREEEVNQTRQEIAKQIKMREAIQKKFHQVEDQKADVDVQKETLKAQIAGLEKNLESSQKQVEADKKALDELIRERDILNKNMIKAAQSTEKQQNMVKLLEQDKKTLEHEIGGYRQEAQKQRKIIEQLEKERDRYINETSSLMQKVQQKIGDVEVREMEIFDWKKKVTEAECKLKQQQNLLESAVSERNLYSKNLIQAQEEIAEMKHKMKTRTNQVSRLRDEIAGREQALTKEQQEHKRLEKDNEALKGELQLLKLQLEETKQRFDSQKVEQQKLQKIIADADAEQIQLKKQLEQVIRERDNLGKQLLRRNDERALLYEKISIQQSILSKGDFHYNQRMEDIRLLKLEIKMLCRKKMILDKTAPNTEDLRQELFHLQRELLSERKRNSVLEEQLKPINIHRWRRLEGSDPSKYELIQKIQSLQKRLIAKTQDLEEHELKLQEKERLYVELKQILARQPGPEAAEQLQQCRWTIREKNKKHQALIAELRMLDSMIDKYRNENISLANELANVKKNYISQKKLLSEQRTKTKVKQLEPLPQLSSKPHFTGGGFRINNPVKR; from the exons ATGGAG GAGACAGCACCAGCAGTAGTTGAGGACATATCTGAGTCCCTGGAGGAGTTTCAGATGGTCCTCAATGAGCTGGTCGAGGACGAGAGTATGGACAAGGTCCGGGTGGAGTACGAGAAGCTCATCCATGCGCTGAAGACGTCCAGAGGGAACGAGAAGAAGCTCATGTCCAAATGCAGAGAGCTGAACGCAGAGATCGTGACCACCTCGACCAAAGTCGCCGCCGCTCTGAAGCTGACCCAGGAAGACGAGGCAACGATCGCTTCACTGAAGAGG GAGCTGGACAAAGCTTGGAAAATGGTTGACGCAGCTCACGTTaaagagaagaaggacaaagagaCCATCAGGAATCTGAAAGAAGAAGTTTTCAACTTGAACAAAACAGCCGAACAAACTGGTTTATCAATGGGCAAAGATCAGGG CGACGGTCTAAAAATGACAGAGGAGCTGACGAAGGAGCGGGATCAGCTGCTGACAGACGTGGAGGATCTGAGACAAAAACTAAACGGTGTCACTGCAGTCCAGCAGAAGGTCGAGGCCCAGCGAGATGCTGCGTTAGAGAACATTTCTCAG CTCCAGCAGGAGCTCCAGGTACAACAGAATGAGATTTCCCGGGAGATGAGATTGAAGGACAAGCTGGACAAGGAGGTGAAGCAGCTGCATGTCGACATGGAGGCCAAGACGGGGGACATCAAGGCTCTGAGTCTGCAGGGCCAAAAGGCcaaagaggagcagcagagactGGAGCAACAAGTGAGAGAGCTAAAG GTCTTGAATGAGCGAACCACCAAGGAGCTCGAGCACATGCAGGTGAAGAGCATCAAGCTGCAGCAGGAGTGTGAGCAGCTCTCTTCAGTCAAAGAACGTCTCTCCATGGAAAATCAGCAGATCGCAAATGAGCTCAAG atgagagaagaggaggtgaacCAGACGCGCCAGGAGATTGCCAAGCAAATAAAGATGAGAGAAGCCATCCAGAAGAAGTTCCACCAGGTGGAGGATCAGAAAGCCGACGTGGACGTGCAGAAGGAGACGCTGAAGGCTCAGATCGCTGGTCTGGAGAAAA ATCTTGAATCTTCCCAGAAGCAAGTTGAAGCGGACAAAAAGGCCTTGGATGAGCTGATCCGCGAGAGGGACATCTTAAATAAA AACATGATCAAAGCTGCACAGTCGACTGAGAAACAGCAGAACATGGTGAAGCTCCTCGAACAGGACAAGAAGACCCTGGAGCACGAGATCGGTGGCTACCGCCAGGAGGCCCAGAAGCAACGCAAGATCATCGAGCAGCTGGAAAAAGAGCGAGACCGCTACATCAACGAGACCAGCAGCCTCATGCAGAAG GTGCAACAGAAGATTGGTGACGTTGAAGtaagagagatggagatattTGATTGGAAAAAGAAGGTCACAGAGGCAGAGTGCAAACtcaaacagcaacagaacctgCTGGAGTCTGCCGTGTCTGAAAGGAACCTCTACAGCAAAAACCTCATCCAGGCTCAG GAAGAGATTGCAGAGATGAAGCACAAGATGAAGACCAGGACCAACCAGGTCAGCCGACTGAGAGATGAGATCGCCGGGAGGGAGCAGGCCCTGACCAAGGAACAGCAGGAGCACAAACGCTTAGAGAAAGATAACGAGGCCCTCAAG GGGGAGCTGCAGTTGCTGAAGCTCCAGCTTGAAGAAACAAAGCAGCGTTTTGACAGCCAGAAAGTAGAACAGCAAAAACTGCAGAAGATCATAGCCGACGCTGACGCCGAGCAGATCCAACTGAAGAAGCAACTGGAACAG GTCATCAGAGAGCGGGACAACCTGGGCAAACAGCTGCTACGCCGCAATGACGAGCGTGCGCTGCTGTATGAAAAGATCAGTATCCAGCAATCAATCCTGAGCAAGGGGGACTTCCACTACAACCAGAGGATGGAAGACATCCGCCTGCTCAAACTGGAGATCAAGATGCTCTGCCGCAAGAAGATGATCCTGGACAAGACTGCGCCCAACACAGAGGACCTGAG GCAAGAGCTGTTCCAcctccagagggagctgctcagcgagaggaagaggaacagcGTCCTTGAGGAACAGCTGAAGCCCATAAATATCCACAGATGGAGACGACTGGAG GGCAGCGATCCCAGCAAATACGAACTCATCCAGAAGATTCAGTCCTTACAAAAACGACTGATTGCCAAGACCCAAGACCTCGAGGAACACGAACTCAAATTACAG gaaaaggaaaggctGTATGTGGAACTGAAACAAATTCTGGCCCGGCAGCCAGGTCCAGAGGCAGCTGAGCAGCTCCAGCAGTGCCGATGGACCATCAGGGAGAAGAATAAAAAGCACCAG GCGTTGATAGCAGAGCTGAGAATGCTCGACTCCATGATCGACAAGTACAGAAACGAAAATATAAGTTTAGCCAACGAGCTGGCGAACGTTAAAAAGAACTACATCAGTCAGAAAAAACTTCTCAG tGAGCAGAGGACCAAGACGAAGGTGAAGCAGTTGGAGCCTCTGCCCCAGCTGAGCAGCAAACCTCACTTCACTGGAGGAGGTTTCAGGATCAACAACCCTGTGAAAAGATAG